In one window of Streptomyces roseofulvus DNA:
- a CDS encoding ATP-binding protein — translation MNSETSSASSALQFAMRFTSSPRGARLARRLVSHRLDSWGHPYTSTANETMTLIAAELTGNAVRHGHVPGRDFHLRLTDSADTLRIEVTDTRTERVPLLSSHEPPGEAESGRGLLVVARLASRWAVTPRVGAPGKTVWAELCLSRQ, via the coding sequence ATGAACAGCGAAACTTCCTCCGCGTCCAGCGCCCTTCAGTTCGCGATGCGCTTCACGTCCTCCCCTCGCGGGGCCCGCCTCGCCCGGCGGCTCGTCTCCCACCGTCTGGACAGCTGGGGGCACCCGTACACCTCGACCGCCAACGAGACCATGACGCTGATCGCCGCCGAGCTGACCGGTAACGCCGTGCGTCACGGGCACGTGCCCGGGCGGGACTTCCACCTCAGGCTCACCGACTCGGCGGACACCCTGCGTATCGAGGTCACCGACACCCGTACCGAGCGCGTACCGCTGCTCTCCTCCCATGAGCCGCCCGGGGAAGCCGAGTCGGGGCGGGGGTTGCTGGTCGTGGCGCGGCTGGCGAGTCGGTGGGCGGTGACGCCGCGCGTGGGTGCTCCCGGCAAGACCGTCTGGGCCGAACTGTGCCTTTCACGCCAATGA
- a CDS encoding helix-turn-helix transcriptional regulator produces the protein MNESIQRADDDDAAGDAAGPDGGSGILRVFGRQLKRFRVRAGVERSEFGARLGYSASTIAAYEQGRRVPPPRFIDQADELLDAGEVLKEMKEEVARAQYPAFFRDAAKLEAEAVELHVYDTHIVNGLLQTEEYARAVFTMRRPLLSEDTIEERVQARLARQGIFIRQPLPTTSFVIEESVLTRPLGGGGVMRGQLEHLLLSGQRRNVEIQVMPNGREEHAGLAGPFTLIETIDGRRIAYVEAYKHSRLYTERKSVRELEEQYGLLRAQALTPRESLDLIEKLLGAT, from the coding sequence ATGAACGAATCCATCCAGCGGGCAGACGATGACGATGCGGCAGGCGACGCCGCCGGCCCGGACGGGGGCTCGGGCATCCTGCGCGTCTTCGGCCGCCAGCTGAAACGGTTCCGGGTACGGGCCGGGGTGGAGCGGTCGGAGTTTGGGGCGAGGCTGGGGTACTCGGCGTCCACGATCGCCGCGTACGAACAGGGGCGGCGGGTCCCGCCGCCGCGCTTCATCGACCAGGCGGACGAGCTGCTGGACGCGGGCGAGGTCCTGAAGGAGATGAAGGAGGAGGTGGCGCGGGCGCAGTACCCGGCGTTCTTCCGGGACGCGGCGAAGCTGGAGGCGGAGGCGGTTGAGCTTCATGTGTACGACACGCACATCGTCAACGGGCTGCTGCAGACCGAGGAGTACGCCAGAGCCGTCTTCACCATGAGGCGGCCGCTCCTGAGCGAGGACACCATTGAAGAGCGCGTGCAGGCCCGACTGGCCAGGCAAGGCATCTTCATCCGGCAGCCGTTGCCGACCACAAGCTTCGTCATCGAGGAGTCGGTACTCACGCGCCCCCTCGGTGGCGGAGGCGTGATGCGAGGCCAGTTAGAGCATCTCCTGCTCAGCGGCCAGCGGCGTAACGTGGAGATTCAGGTGATGCCGAACGGGCGGGAGGAGCATGCCGGCCTGGCCGGACCCTTCACCTTGATCGAAACGATCGATGGACGGAGGATTGCCTACGTGGAGGCCTACAAACACAGTCGCCTCTACACGGAGCGGAAGTCTGTCCGGGAGCTTGAAGAACAGTACGGCCTTCTCCGCGCCCAGGCCCTCACTCCGCGTGAATCGCTGGACCTCATTGAGAAGTTGCTTGGAGCGACATGA
- a CDS encoding DUF397 domain-containing protein, with translation MKKATPDPSGPDLRWVKSSYSSGEGGQCVEAAERLGNVHVRDSKDTTRPGLVVDGSAWTAFLGFASR, from the coding sequence ATGAAGAAGGCAACACCTGACCCGAGCGGGCCGGACCTGCGGTGGGTCAAGAGCAGCTACAGCAGCGGCGAGGGCGGCCAGTGCGTCGAGGCGGCTGAACGCCTGGGCAACGTCCACGTGCGCGACTCCAAGGACACGACCCGCCCCGGGCTCGTGGTCGACGGTTCTGCATGGACCGCTTTCCTCGGCTTCGCAAGCCGGTAG
- a CDS encoding class I SAM-dependent DNA methyltransferase — translation MTYDSLVNRGDYFSAHYLAEVLPKDLRTGLLQTWKEREEAAKPPIGTDDAGAAPSEGPDILREDTKRALPVTPRAGLRALRRDYFRARSFFALPEDAEGTASTPDAGDDALTYDAPAWRERVHALNAEVLHALGYDAKPGSLTVWRAGQSHEITVAHAEKGLVALDCGWAAEADAALDPDGPGRLLDPVVLDGSNSLTTGSKLASFLFACDEAPRYVLLLVGGVVVLADRMAWGEGRYLAVSLDIALQRNDTRPGGELDTVAALFGADSLRTPEEGGENPLAELVGKSTKHAVGVSSELRDGLRLSVELIANEVLERLREQGVRPQDIGELPELGRQLTRESLRYLYRILFLLYAEARPELGILPSDYPEYQLGYGLGRLGELVAERDLVDEKSRRGFYLYESLDLLFRKVQDGYRPRRTHGEAAEPTESAEAFGTVGAKTSEDLGLRFEPLHSTLFERDSIKLIGADAVVDPRHDADEALARGEAVRYLDTRLRNATLYEVLHKLMLTKGKKGERGGFISYAQLGINQLGAVYEGLMSYSGFIAGEELYEVAKGGDPKDGSWLVPKSKADEYPDTVFVRRPDRDTGEELRVRYAPGSFVYRLSGRDRQTSASYYTPESLTKVTVQLALQHRLDQDGTDTEARELLDWKICEPALGSGAFLNEAINQVAAEYLRRRQKELGRSIDTEQYAVELQKAKAYIALHNSYGVDLNETAVELAEVSLWLNTMHPGMEAPWFGLHLRRGNSLIGGRREVYGPERLKKGGWLGSTPERYPLADAQAGVPLPEGAVHHFLLPAKEWGAVAAEKEAKALAPEAAKALGSWRKAVTKSPTAKQTARLQGLARRAEYLWDLVVQRLTISEREISRRVDVWEAEPEWLRRPKEAVPREKVLADLTAVDTPYWRLKKLMDTWCALWFWPVQEAALLDGTDARYERAEVVPAPQGGAAAESGASDVIRTYEEVDLLGNITVKEVRRGDIDKRRKGTRKGEQSFAGQRREVIPLANLDDWLDFAEALLGTHDVPAESLVASFDSLGDLERYEDELPDWMGMDRSYWLEGRFPWVGVAGDVAKRQGFFHWELEYAQVFSGRGGFDLQVGNPPWVRPRWEENVVLAELEPWFVLADKPSAAEWRLRKDETLVPGECGRSYLLGELASHAGAVGVLSSPVTYPLLVGTQGDLYRAFMTQVWRHIAVNGSSGMLHPDTHFGGAKEGRIRAAAYRHLRVHAHFVNSANWAFEDLDRGWEFGVHIYSTPQTPDFLHLSELRDADVLPNSLTHDGQGEAPGIKHNGSWDIRPHAERVVHVNSSLLASWQRLTGSTGSTAEAPLLYPVLQGEQGAIQSLASYGARLGDSQPPITRGFDEANAKKDGLIRWENKAVQNLSDVILQGPHFAATLPFSKQPRIPCRSNRDWDLVTPMDLPSSYVPVTNYVRATDEKNYLAAQDSWSGEPPTSYFRLAWRRMIPFNSSRCLHAALIPPGPAHVNTIQSTALESNHSTALNAGFWASLPVDYLLRITGRSDLHIAEARKMPAPDSEQHPLAPALLLRTLRLNALTNHYAPLWQELFDPRWAGYEDWANPNWPCLAPLAAGLKPTWEYSTPLRTEHERRAAMVELDALVSVWLSITADQLVAIFKSRYPQLHDYEAKTWFDANGRKIAENFNTYGHDQTKQDWLDFEAHLADPTNTPPPAGYVGPFYKADREAEMRAAHAHFQARLDKEIELGRWTPPARKAAVENVA, via the coding sequence ATGACGTACGACTCCCTGGTCAACCGCGGCGACTACTTCTCGGCCCACTACCTCGCCGAGGTGCTGCCCAAGGACCTCAGGACGGGCCTGCTCCAGACCTGGAAGGAGCGGGAGGAGGCCGCGAAGCCCCCGATCGGGACGGACGACGCCGGGGCGGCGCCCTCCGAGGGTCCCGACATCCTGCGCGAGGACACCAAGCGGGCCCTGCCCGTCACTCCGCGGGCCGGTCTCCGGGCACTGCGCCGCGACTACTTCCGGGCCCGCTCGTTCTTCGCCCTCCCCGAGGACGCCGAGGGCACCGCCTCCACGCCCGACGCGGGCGACGACGCGCTGACGTACGACGCCCCCGCCTGGCGGGAGCGGGTCCACGCGCTGAACGCCGAGGTCCTGCACGCGCTGGGCTACGACGCGAAGCCCGGCAGCCTCACCGTCTGGCGGGCGGGCCAGAGCCATGAGATCACGGTCGCGCACGCCGAGAAGGGCCTCGTCGCCCTCGACTGCGGCTGGGCCGCCGAGGCGGACGCCGCCCTGGACCCCGACGGCCCGGGGCGCCTTCTCGACCCCGTCGTCCTCGACGGCTCGAACAGCCTGACCACCGGTTCCAAGCTGGCCTCGTTCCTGTTCGCCTGCGACGAGGCACCGCGCTACGTCCTGCTGCTCGTCGGCGGCGTCGTCGTCCTCGCCGACCGGATGGCGTGGGGCGAGGGCCGCTACCTCGCCGTCTCCCTCGACATCGCGCTCCAGCGCAACGACACCCGCCCGGGCGGCGAACTCGACACCGTCGCCGCGCTGTTCGGCGCCGACTCGCTCCGCACCCCCGAAGAGGGCGGCGAGAACCCGCTCGCCGAACTCGTCGGCAAGTCCACCAAACACGCGGTGGGCGTCTCCAGCGAGCTGCGCGACGGCCTGCGGCTGAGCGTCGAGCTGATCGCCAACGAGGTCCTGGAACGCCTCCGCGAGCAGGGCGTACGCCCCCAGGACATCGGCGAGCTCCCCGAACTCGGACGCCAGCTGACCCGCGAGTCGCTGCGCTACCTCTACCGCATCCTGTTCCTGCTGTACGCCGAGGCCCGCCCCGAGCTGGGCATCCTGCCGTCCGACTATCCGGAGTACCAGCTCGGCTACGGCCTCGGCCGGCTCGGTGAACTCGTCGCGGAGCGCGACCTCGTCGACGAGAAGTCCCGCCGCGGCTTCTATCTGTACGAGTCCCTGGACCTGCTGTTCCGTAAGGTCCAGGACGGCTACCGGCCGCGCCGCACCCACGGCGAGGCGGCGGAGCCGACGGAGAGCGCCGAGGCCTTCGGTACCGTCGGCGCGAAGACCAGCGAGGACCTGGGCCTGCGCTTCGAGCCCCTGCACTCCACGCTCTTCGAGCGGGACTCGATCAAGCTGATCGGCGCGGACGCCGTCGTCGACCCCCGTCACGACGCCGACGAGGCCCTCGCACGCGGCGAGGCCGTCCGCTACCTCGACACCCGGCTCCGCAACGCCACCCTGTACGAGGTCCTGCACAAGCTCATGCTCACCAAGGGGAAGAAGGGCGAGCGCGGCGGGTTCATCTCGTACGCCCAGCTGGGCATCAACCAGCTCGGCGCCGTGTACGAGGGCCTGATGTCTTACTCCGGCTTCATCGCGGGCGAGGAGCTGTACGAGGTCGCCAAGGGCGGCGACCCGAAGGACGGTTCCTGGCTGGTGCCCAAGTCGAAGGCCGACGAGTACCCGGACACGGTCTTCGTCCGGCGCCCGGACCGCGACACGGGCGAGGAACTGCGCGTCCGGTACGCCCCCGGCTCGTTCGTCTACCGGCTCTCCGGTCGCGACCGCCAGACCTCGGCCTCCTACTACACCCCGGAGTCCCTCACCAAGGTCACCGTGCAGCTCGCCCTCCAGCACCGGCTGGACCAGGACGGCACGGACACCGAGGCGCGCGAGCTGCTCGACTGGAAGATCTGCGAGCCGGCCCTCGGCTCGGGCGCGTTCCTCAACGAGGCCATCAACCAGGTCGCCGCCGAGTACCTCCGGCGCCGGCAGAAGGAGCTCGGCCGCTCCATCGACACCGAGCAGTACGCCGTCGAGCTCCAGAAGGCCAAGGCGTACATCGCCCTCCACAACTCGTACGGCGTCGACCTCAACGAGACCGCCGTCGAGCTGGCCGAGGTGTCGTTGTGGCTCAACACCATGCACCCCGGCATGGAGGCCCCCTGGTTCGGCCTCCATCTGCGGCGCGGCAACTCCCTCATCGGCGGCCGGCGCGAGGTGTACGGCCCCGAGCGCCTGAAGAAGGGCGGCTGGCTGGGCTCTACCCCGGAGCGCTACCCGCTGGCGGACGCGCAGGCGGGCGTCCCGCTGCCGGAGGGCGCGGTGCACCACTTCCTGCTCCCGGCGAAGGAGTGGGGCGCGGTCGCCGCCGAGAAGGAGGCGAAGGCACTGGCGCCGGAGGCCGCGAAGGCGCTCGGCTCGTGGCGCAAGGCGGTCACCAAGTCCCCGACGGCCAAGCAGACGGCCCGCTTGCAGGGCCTCGCCCGGCGCGCGGAGTACCTGTGGGACCTGGTCGTGCAGCGGCTGACGATCTCCGAGCGAGAGATCTCGCGGCGGGTCGACGTGTGGGAGGCGGAGCCGGAGTGGCTGCGCCGCCCGAAGGAGGCCGTGCCCCGGGAGAAGGTGCTGGCCGACCTCACGGCGGTGGACACCCCGTACTGGCGGCTGAAGAAGCTCATGGACACGTGGTGCGCCCTGTGGTTCTGGCCGGTGCAGGAGGCTGCGCTGCTGGACGGGACGGACGCGCGGTACGAACGGGCGGAGGTCGTGCCCGCGCCGCAGGGCGGGGCCGCTGCGGAGTCCGGAGCGTCGGACGTGATCCGTACGTACGAGGAGGTCGACCTTCTCGGGAACATCACCGTGAAGGAGGTCAGGCGCGGCGACATCGACAAGCGGCGGAAGGGTACGAGGAAGGGCGAGCAGTCCTTTGCTGGCCAGCGCCGCGAGGTCATCCCGCTGGCGAACCTGGACGACTGGCTGGACTTCGCGGAGGCGCTGCTTGGCACGCACGACGTGCCGGCGGAGTCGCTGGTGGCGTCTTTCGATTCGCTCGGCGACCTGGAGCGGTACGAGGACGAGCTGCCGGACTGGATGGGCATGGACCGGTCGTATTGGCTGGAGGGGCGGTTCCCGTGGGTGGGAGTTGCCGGGGATGTGGCCAAGCGGCAGGGGTTCTTCCATTGGGAGTTGGAGTACGCCCAGGTGTTCTCGGGGCGGGGTGGGTTTGATCTGCAGGTGGGGAATCCGCCTTGGGTGAGGCCAAGGTGGGAAGAGAACGTTGTTCTTGCGGAGCTGGAACCGTGGTTTGTCTTGGCCGACAAGCCCAGCGCTGCGGAGTGGAGGCTACGTAAGGACGAAACTCTGGTCCCTGGAGAATGCGGACGGAGCTACTTGCTAGGCGAACTGGCCTCCCATGCTGGAGCTGTGGGCGTGCTTAGCAGCCCAGTCACCTACCCGCTCCTTGTCGGCACCCAAGGGGATCTGTATCGGGCGTTCATGACACAAGTGTGGCGACACATTGCGGTAAACGGCAGCTCAGGGATGCTTCACCCGGATACACACTTCGGCGGGGCGAAGGAGGGACGAATCCGAGCTGCGGCATATCGCCATCTACGGGTGCACGCACACTTCGTAAACTCGGCTAACTGGGCTTTCGAAGATCTTGACCGCGGGTGGGAGTTTGGGGTGCATATCTATAGTACTCCGCAGACACCCGACTTCTTGCACCTCAGCGAGCTACGTGACGCAGACGTGCTACCTAACTCCCTCACCCATGACGGCCAGGGCGAGGCGCCAGGTATCAAGCACAACGGCTCATGGGACATCCGACCACACGCCGAGCGAGTGGTGCATGTGAATTCCAGCCTGCTGGCCAGCTGGCAAAGGCTGACAGGCTCAACAGGAAGCACCGCAGAGGCACCCCTACTCTACCCGGTACTGCAAGGCGAGCAGGGAGCAATCCAATCGCTGGCTTCCTACGGTGCCCGCCTCGGGGATTCTCAGCCTCCCATCACGCGCGGGTTTGATGAGGCCAACGCGAAGAAGGACGGCCTAATTCGCTGGGAGAACAAGGCTGTCCAAAATTTGTCCGACGTCATCCTTCAGGGGCCACACTTTGCCGCCACACTTCCCTTCTCGAAGCAGCCCCGAATCCCCTGCCGAAGCAACCGGGACTGGGACCTGGTCACTCCGATGGATCTTCCTTCTTCCTATGTCCCCGTAACCAACTACGTTCGGGCCACCGACGAGAAAAATTACCTTGCGGCCCAGGACTCATGGAGTGGAGAGCCGCCCACCTCCTACTTCCGCTTGGCCTGGCGGAGGATGATTCCCTTCAACAGCAGTCGCTGCCTACATGCTGCACTCATCCCGCCAGGCCCGGCGCATGTTAATACAATCCAGTCCACAGCCCTGGAAAGCAACCACTCGACAGCGCTGAACGCTGGCTTCTGGGCCTCGCTTCCTGTCGACTACCTGCTGCGTATCACTGGCCGTTCCGACCTTCATATCGCCGAGGCCCGGAAGATGCCCGCTCCCGACTCAGAACAGCATCCTCTCGCCCCTGCTCTACTCCTCCGAACCCTCCGCCTCAACGCTCTTACGAACCACTACGCCCCCCTTTGGCAGGAACTCTTCGATCCTCGTTGGGCGGGCTACGAGGACTGGGCCAATCCCAACTGGCCGTGCCTGGCGCCGCTCGCTGCAGGCCTGAAGCCCACCTGGGAGTACAGCACCCCGCTCCGCACCGAGCACGAGCGTCGCGCCGCAATGGTCGAGCTGGACGCCCTCGTCTCCGTATGGCTCAGCATCACCGCCGACCAGCTCGTCGCGATCTTTAAGTCGCGCTACCCGCAACTGCACGACTACGAGGCGAAGACCTGGTTCGACGCCAACGGTCGGAAGATCGCGGAGAACTTCAACACCTACGGCCACGACCAGACCAAGCAGGACTGGCTCGACTTCGAAGCCCACCTCGCGGACCCGACCAACACCCCGCCCCCCGCCGGCTACGTCGGGCCCTTCTACAAGGCCGACCGTGAAGCCGAGATGCGGGCCGCGCATGCGCACTTCCAGGCGCGGCTGGATAAGGAGATCGAGCTCGGGCGTTGGACGCCTCCGGCGCGCAAGGCAGCCGTCGAGAACGTGGCATGA
- a CDS encoding DEAD/DEAH box helicase, with protein MTAVQTSPEQHGDAAGQEQFPAGAQVLVRDEVWLVRNAVPTADDGTRIEVVGVSDFVRDQEAVFFTGLDTVELIDPRDTRLIADDSPTYRRSRLFLEAVLRRTALPQSERRLALADSFLLDPLPYQRRPAELALSGANLRPRLLIADVVGLGKTLEIGLTLAELIRRGRGERILVVTPQHVLEQFQHELWTRFAIPLVRLDSVGIERIQREIPAGRNPFTFFKRVIVSIDTLKNTDQYRHHLEQIRWDAVVIDESHNLINRGSLRNQLAQTLAPRTDALILASATPHNGDARSFAELIALLDPAAIRDPENYRAEDIEHLFIRRTKVSTEVREQMKGQWADRGPSQAVHCPATPAEERIFEELAAVWLPRDGSPSVSSVPLFPYTLLKSFLSSHAALKATVSARIKTLEKKDDARATAAELAALRRLAELTADLTEADSAKFGGLVEQLKGIGVGPSSGTRVVVFSERVQTLEWLATVLPAALGFRGRTAKDCLRVMHGGLSDEQQMRVVEEFGLAGAPVRILLTGDVASEGVNLHRQCHQLVHYDVPWSLIRIEQRNGRIDRYGQAHPPQFRALILTSDTEGAKDDTLVSERLLEREDQAHRSLGTAEAVTGLYRAEAEEKSLIQDLLRGRTVDESLDGRRSGEGAGTDAMDDFLADFFGSVGDEPQAEDGTAAEESAPEAAAGGAAGAGTGEGTGSVLPRLFDSTAHFLDEALREVYPDARDRLDLDRDEQSGLLSFRPPADLLHRLKALPVDYLREQRLRERLLVTFNRRLAQHSLQRARGAGSTSSWPEISLLTDLHPVVEWLTDKVLVRLGRQEAPMITAEVAEPTYLVQGVYSNALGRPTVVKWMGVTRGGTVDDDMVSLLRRSGVGPTMANKLRHRDPAPLAAAIPAVLEAAEAFMERHRDAWDRPLRESIERHKLRLGDWEQPTLAGEHTKRRLTDLADDLLTTGQRPMLRVLAVLLPDPDAPPAASAPLSATPAAL; from the coding sequence GTGACCGCCGTCCAGACCAGCCCCGAGCAGCACGGCGACGCGGCGGGGCAGGAGCAGTTCCCGGCAGGCGCGCAGGTGCTCGTACGCGACGAGGTGTGGCTGGTCAGGAACGCGGTGCCGACCGCCGACGACGGCACCCGGATCGAGGTGGTGGGGGTGTCCGACTTCGTGCGGGACCAGGAGGCCGTGTTCTTCACGGGCCTGGACACCGTCGAGCTCATCGATCCGCGCGACACCCGGCTGATCGCGGACGACTCCCCCACCTACCGGCGCTCCCGGCTGTTCCTGGAGGCCGTGCTGCGTCGCACGGCGCTGCCCCAGTCCGAGCGGCGGCTCGCGCTCGCGGACTCCTTCCTCCTGGACCCGCTCCCCTACCAGCGCCGCCCCGCCGAGCTCGCGCTCTCCGGCGCCAATCTGCGCCCCCGGCTGCTGATCGCGGACGTGGTGGGACTGGGCAAGACGCTGGAGATCGGTCTGACGCTCGCCGAGCTCATCCGGCGCGGCCGGGGCGAGCGCATCCTCGTCGTCACGCCCCAGCACGTCCTGGAGCAGTTCCAGCACGAGCTGTGGACGCGGTTCGCCATTCCACTGGTCCGCCTGGACTCGGTGGGCATCGAGCGGATCCAGCGCGAGATCCCCGCGGGACGGAACCCGTTCACCTTCTTCAAGCGCGTGATCGTCTCGATCGACACGCTGAAGAACACCGACCAGTACCGCCACCACCTGGAGCAGATCCGCTGGGACGCGGTCGTCATCGACGAGTCGCACAACCTGATCAACCGCGGTTCCCTGCGCAACCAGCTCGCCCAGACCCTGGCGCCGCGCACCGACGCCCTGATCCTCGCCTCCGCCACGCCGCACAACGGCGACGCGAGGTCGTTCGCCGAGCTGATCGCCCTGCTGGACCCGGCCGCGATCCGCGACCCGGAGAACTACCGTGCCGAGGACATCGAGCACCTCTTCATCCGCCGTACGAAGGTCAGCACCGAGGTCCGCGAGCAGATGAAGGGCCAGTGGGCGGACCGCGGCCCGTCCCAGGCCGTGCACTGCCCGGCCACCCCGGCCGAGGAGCGGATCTTCGAGGAGCTGGCGGCGGTCTGGCTGCCGCGCGACGGCAGCCCGTCCGTGAGCTCGGTCCCGCTCTTCCCGTACACGCTCCTCAAGTCCTTCCTCTCCTCGCACGCGGCGCTCAAGGCCACCGTGAGCGCCCGCATCAAGACCCTGGAGAAGAAGGACGACGCCCGCGCCACGGCGGCGGAGCTGGCCGCCCTGCGCCGGCTCGCGGAACTGACCGCCGACCTGACGGAGGCGGACTCGGCGAAGTTCGGCGGGCTGGTGGAGCAGCTGAAGGGCATCGGCGTCGGCCCGTCCTCCGGCACCCGCGTCGTGGTCTTCTCGGAGCGCGTCCAGACCCTGGAGTGGCTCGCCACCGTCCTGCCCGCCGCCCTCGGCTTCCGGGGCCGGACCGCGAAGGACTGCCTGCGCGTGATGCACGGCGGCCTGTCCGACGAGCAGCAGATGCGGGTCGTGGAGGAGTTCGGGCTGGCCGGCGCCCCGGTACGGATCCTGTTGACGGGCGACGTGGCCTCCGAGGGCGTCAACCTGCACCGTCAGTGCCACCAGCTGGTCCACTACGACGTTCCGTGGTCGCTGATCCGCATCGAGCAGCGCAACGGCCGCATCGACCGCTACGGACAGGCCCACCCGCCGCAGTTCCGCGCCCTGATCCTCACCAGCGACACCGAGGGCGCGAAGGACGACACCCTGGTCTCCGAGCGGCTCCTTGAGCGCGAGGACCAGGCGCACCGTTCGCTCGGCACGGCGGAGGCCGTCACCGGCCTCTACCGCGCGGAGGCCGAGGAGAAGTCCCTCATCCAGGATCTGCTGCGCGGCAGGACCGTGGACGAGTCCCTCGACGGGCGCCGGTCCGGCGAGGGCGCCGGCACGGATGCCATGGACGACTTCCTGGCGGACTTCTTCGGCTCGGTCGGGGACGAGCCGCAGGCGGAGGACGGCACCGCGGCCGAGGAGTCCGCCCCCGAGGCGGCGGCCGGAGGCGCTGCCGGCGCAGGTACGGGCGAGGGCACGGGCTCCGTCCTCCCCCGTCTCTTCGACTCGACCGCCCACTTCCTGGACGAGGCGCTGCGCGAGGTGTACCCGGACGCCCGGGACCGCCTGGACCTCGACCGTGACGAGCAGTCGGGCCTGCTGTCCTTCCGTCCCCCGGCCGACCTCCTCCACCGCCTCAAGGCGCTGCCCGTGGACTACCTGCGCGAACAGCGACTGCGGGAGCGGCTGCTGGTCACGTTCAACCGGCGGCTCGCCCAGCACTCGCTCCAGCGGGCCCGCGGGGCGGGTTCCACCTCCAGCTGGCCGGAGATCTCGCTGCTGACCGACCTGCACCCGGTCGTCGAGTGGCTGACGGACAAGGTCCTCGTCCGGCTCGGGCGCCAGGAGGCGCCGATGATCACGGCCGAGGTGGCGGAGCCCACCTATCTCGTCCAGGGCGTGTACTCGAACGCCCTGGGCCGGCCGACGGTCGTCAAGTGGATGGGCGTGACGCGCGGCGGGACCGTGGACGACGACATGGTGTCGCTGCTGCGCCGCTCCGGGGTCGGCCCGACGATGGCGAACAAGCTCCGCCACCGGGACCCCGCCCCGCTGGCCGCCGCCATCCCCGCCGTGCTGGAGGCCGCCGAGGCCTTCATGGAGCGGCACCGGGACGCCTGGGACCGGCCGCTGCGCGAGTCGATCGAGCGCCACAAGCTGCGGCTCGGCGACTGGGAGCAGCCCACTCTGGCGGGCGAGCACACCAAGCGGCGGCTCACCGACCTCGCCGACGACCTGCTGACCACCGGGCAGCGCCCGATGCTGCGCGTCCTCGCGGTGCTGCTGCCCGACCCCGACGCACCACCGGCCGCGTCCGCACCCCTGTCCGCCACGCCCGCCGCCCTCTGA
- a CDS encoding serine/threonine-protein kinase has protein sequence MHIAPLSPHDPVELGGYELLGRIGHGGMGQVYLGESPGGEPAAVKVIKPSVVDSETRQRFAQEVEILKTIWGARIAALLDADAEADPPWLATEYIEGPDLSRHVALHGPLPSLLAASLGATLAEALATVHKQSLLHRDLKPANVLLGPNGPKVIDFGLAVFAESSVSLTAPNAVVGTPACMAPEQARGDRPLTPAVDVHALGAVMLFAVSGHLPYQAANIHVLFHQVTDPETAPDLSGVPDELVPLLTAMLAHRAEDRPALSDVVQQCRAVIEAQGFKVAQARRRLTTHTAAAPSHPLDNLPPTVALPLPPTVPAAPAVPGPSTSPTTGPTVALPPDTVMLPPDATPPAVPAPDTDEQVVPEPTPTLVDRPTPRSGTAAPSSAPAAPRPSTDTDGPSSTPRAPRGRSGQRLPSAQARITAQRLREVYAAQAPF, from the coding sequence GTGCACATCGCTCCCCTCAGCCCGCATGACCCCGTCGAGCTGGGCGGCTACGAGCTGCTCGGCCGCATCGGGCACGGTGGCATGGGGCAGGTGTACCTGGGCGAGTCACCCGGCGGGGAGCCCGCGGCCGTCAAGGTGATCAAGCCGTCGGTCGTGGACTCCGAGACCCGGCAGCGCTTCGCCCAGGAAGTGGAGATCCTCAAGACGATCTGGGGTGCGCGGATCGCGGCGCTGCTCGACGCCGACGCGGAGGCCGATCCGCCGTGGCTGGCCACCGAGTACATCGAGGGCCCCGACCTGAGCCGGCACGTGGCCCTGCACGGCCCGCTGCCCTCGCTGCTCGCCGCCTCCCTCGGGGCGACGCTCGCCGAAGCGCTCGCCACCGTGCACAAGCAAAGTCTGCTGCACCGTGACCTCAAGCCCGCGAACGTGCTGCTCGGCCCCAACGGGCCGAAGGTCATCGACTTCGGTCTCGCGGTGTTCGCCGAGTCGAGCGTGTCCCTGACCGCTCCCAACGCCGTGGTCGGCACCCCGGCCTGCATGGCGCCCGAGCAGGCGCGGGGCGACCGGCCGCTGACGCCCGCGGTCGACGTGCACGCGCTCGGCGCCGTGATGCTGTTCGCCGTCTCCGGCCACCTCCCGTACCAGGCCGCGAACATCCACGTCCTCTTCCACCAGGTCACGGACCCGGAGACGGCTCCCGACCTGTCGGGGGTCCCCGACGAGCTGGTGCCCCTGCTGACGGCGATGCTCGCGCACCGGGCCGAGGACCGGCCGGCGCTGAGCGACGTCGTCCAGCAGTGCCGGGCGGTCATCGAGGCGCAGGGCTTCAAGGTCGCCCAGGCACGGCGCCGGCTCACGACGCACACGGCGGCGGCTCCCTCGCATCCGCTGGACAACCTGCCGCCGACGGTCGCCCTCCCGCTGCCGCCCACCGTCCCGGCGGCCCCGGCGGTTCCCGGGCCGAGCACGTCGCCGACGACAGGGCCGACCGTGGCGCTTCCCCCGGACACCGTAATGCTCCCCCCGGACGCCACCCCGCCGGCCGTCCCCGCGCCGGACACCGACGAGCAGGTCGTCCCCGAGCCGACCCCCACGCTCGTCGACCGTCCCACACCGCGGTCCGGAACCGCCGCGCCCTCGTCCGCGCCCGCCGCTCCGCGGCCCTCCACGGACACGGACGGCCCGTCGTCCACTCCCCGCGCTCCCCGCGGCCGCTCCGGGCAGCGCCTCCCTTCCGCCCAGGCCCGGATCACCGCACAGCGGCTCCGCGAGGTGTACGCGGCCCAGGCGCCGTTCTGA